Proteins from one Bos taurus isolate L1 Dominette 01449 registration number 42190680 breed Hereford chromosome 7, ARS-UCD2.0, whole genome shotgun sequence genomic window:
- the HNRNPM gene encoding heterogeneous nuclear ribonucleoprotein M isoform X9 yields the protein MEESMKKAAEVLNKHSLSGRPLKVKEDPDGEHARRAMQKAGRLGSTVFVANLDYKVGWKKLKEVFSMAGVVVRADILEDKDGKSRGIGTVTFEQSIEAVQAISMFNGQLLFDRPMHVKMDERALPKGDFFPPERPQQLPHGLGGIGMGLGPGGQPIDANHLNKGIGMGNLGPAGMEGPFGGGMENMGRFGSGMNMGRINEILSNALKRGEIIAKQGGGGGGGSVPGIERMGPGIDRIGGAGMERMGAGLGHGMDRVGSEIERMGLVMDRMGSVERMGSGIERMGPLGLDHMASSIERMGQTMERIGSGVERMGAGMGFGLERMAAPIDRVGQTIERMGSGVERMGPAIERMGLGMERMVPAGMGAGLERMGPVMDRMATGLERMGANNLERMGLERMGANSLERMGLERMGANSLERMGPAMGPALGAGIERMGLAMGGGGGASFDRAIEMERGNFGGSFAGSFGGAGGHAPGVARKACQIFVRNLPFDFTWKMLKDKFNECGHVLYADIKMENGKSKGCGVVKFESPEVAERACRMMNGMKLSGREIDVRIDRNA from the exons GATCCTGATGGTGAACATGCCAGGAGAGCAATGCAAAAG GCTGGAAGACTTGGAAGCACAGTATTTGTAGCAAAT CTGGATTATAAAGTTGGCTGGAAGAAACTGAAGGAAGTTTTTAGTATGGCTGGTGTGGTGGTCCGAGCAGACATTCTTGAGGATAAAGACGGAAAAAGTCGTGGAATAGGCACTGTTACTTTTGAACAGTCCATTGAAGCCGTGCAAGCTATAT CTATGTTTAATGGCCAGCTGCTGTTTGACAGACCAATGCACGTGAAAATG gaTGAGAGGGCCTTACCAAAGGGAGATTTTTTCCCTCCTGAGCGTCCACAACAACTTCCCC atggacttGGTGGTATTGGCATGGGGTTAGGACCAGGAGGGCAGCCTATTGATGCCAACCATTTGAATAAAGGCATTGGAATGGGCAACCTGGGACCTGCAG GCATGGAAGGACCCTTTGGTGGTGGTATGGAAAACATGGGTCGATTTGGATCTGGGATGAACATGGGCAGAATAAACG AAATCCTAAGTAATGCCCTGAAGAGAGGAGAGATCATTGCAAAGCAGGGAGGAG gtGGAGGCGGAGGCAGTGTCCCTGGAATTGAGAGGATGGGCCCTGGCATTGACCGCATCGGGGGGGCCGGCATGGAACGCATGGGCGCAGGCCTGGGCCACGGCATGGATCGTGTGGGCTCCGAGATTGAGCGCATGGGCCTGGTCATGGACCGCATGGGCTCCGTCGAGCGCATGGGCTCTGGCATCGAGCGCATGGGCCCCCTGGGCCTCGACCACATGGCCTCCAGCATCGAGCGCATGGGCCAGACCATGGAGCGCATCGGCTCTGGCGTAGAGCGCATGGGTGCCGGCATGGGCTTTGGCCTCGAGCGAATGGCCGCACCCATTGACCGTGTGGGCCAGACCATCGAGCGCATGGGCTCTGGTGTGGAGCGCATGGGCCCTGCCATCGAGCGCATGGGCCTGGGCATGGAGCGCATGGTGCCCGCAGGCATGGGGGCAGGCCTGGAGCGCATGGGCCCCGTGATGGATCGCATGGCCACCGGCCTGGAGCGCATGGGCGCCAACAACCTGGAGCGCATGGGCCTGGAGCGTATGGGCGCCAACAGTCTCGAGCGTATGGGCCTGGAGCGCATGGGCGCCAACAGCCTAGAGCGTATGGGTCCTGCCATGGGCCCGGCCCTGGGCGCTGGCATTGAGCGCATGGGCCTGGCCATGGGTGGCGGTGGCGGTGCCAGCTTTGACCGTGCCATCGAGATGGAGCGTGGCAACTTTGGAGGAAGTTTCGCGGGTTCCTTTGGTGGAGCTGGAGGCCATGCCCCTGGGGTGGCCAGGAAGGCCTGCCAGATATTTGTGAGAAAT CTCCCGTTTGATTTTACATGGAAGATGCTAAAAGACAAGTTCAACGAATGCG GCCACGTGCTGTATGCTGACATCAAGATGGAGAATGGGAAGTCCAAGGGGTGCGGTGTGGTTAAGTTTGAGTCGCCAGAGGTGGCTGAGAGAGCCTGCCGGATGATGAATGGGATGAAGCTGAGTGGCCGAGAGATTGATGTTCGAATCGATAGAAATGCTTAA
- the HNRNPM gene encoding heterogeneous nuclear ribonucleoprotein M isoform X8, whose protein sequence is MEESMKKAAEVLNKHSLSGRPLKVKEDPDGEHARRAMQKVMATTGGMGMGPGGPGMINIPPSILNNPNIPNEIIHALQAGRLGSTVFVANLDYKVGWKKLKEVFSMAGVVVRADILEDKDGKSRGIGTVTFEQSIEAVQAISMFNGQLLFDRPMHVKMDERALPKGDFFPPERPQQLPHGLGGIGMGLGPGGQPIDANHLNKGIGMGNLGPAGMEGPFGGGMENMGRFGSGMNMGRINGGGGGSVPGIERMGPGIDRIGGAGMERMGAGLGHGMDRVGSEIERMGLVMDRMGSVERMGSGIERMGPLGLDHMASSIERMGQTMERIGSGVERMGAGMGFGLERMAAPIDRVGQTIERMGSGVERMGPAIERMGLGMERMVPAGMGAGLERMGPVMDRMATGLERMGANNLERMGLERMGANSLERMGLERMGANSLERMGPAMGPALGAGIERMGLAMGGGGGASFDRAIEMERGNFGGSFAGSFGGAGGHAPGVARKACQIFVRNLPFDFTWKMLKDKFNECGHVLYADIKMENGKSKGCGVVKFESPEVAERACRMMNGMKLSGREIDVRIDRNA, encoded by the exons GATCCTGATGGTGAACATGCCAGGAGAGCAATGCAAAAGGTGATGGCTACGACTGGTGGGATGGGTATGGGACCAGGTGGCCCAGGAATGATTAATATCCCACCCAGTATCCTAAATAATCCTAACATCCCAAATGAGATTATCCATGCATTACAGGCTGGAAGACTTGGAAGCACAGTATTTGTAGCAAAT CTGGATTATAAAGTTGGCTGGAAGAAACTGAAGGAAGTTTTTAGTATGGCTGGTGTGGTGGTCCGAGCAGACATTCTTGAGGATAAAGACGGAAAAAGTCGTGGAATAGGCACTGTTACTTTTGAACAGTCCATTGAAGCCGTGCAAGCTATAT CTATGTTTAATGGCCAGCTGCTGTTTGACAGACCAATGCACGTGAAAATG gaTGAGAGGGCCTTACCAAAGGGAGATTTTTTCCCTCCTGAGCGTCCACAACAACTTCCCC atggacttGGTGGTATTGGCATGGGGTTAGGACCAGGAGGGCAGCCTATTGATGCCAACCATTTGAATAAAGGCATTGGAATGGGCAACCTGGGACCTGCAG GCATGGAAGGACCCTTTGGTGGTGGTATGGAAAACATGGGTCGATTTGGATCTGGGATGAACATGGGCAGAATAAACG gtGGAGGCGGAGGCAGTGTCCCTGGAATTGAGAGGATGGGCCCTGGCATTGACCGCATCGGGGGGGCCGGCATGGAACGCATGGGCGCAGGCCTGGGCCACGGCATGGATCGTGTGGGCTCCGAGATTGAGCGCATGGGCCTGGTCATGGACCGCATGGGCTCCGTCGAGCGCATGGGCTCTGGCATCGAGCGCATGGGCCCCCTGGGCCTCGACCACATGGCCTCCAGCATCGAGCGCATGGGCCAGACCATGGAGCGCATCGGCTCTGGCGTAGAGCGCATGGGTGCCGGCATGGGCTTTGGCCTCGAGCGAATGGCCGCACCCATTGACCGTGTGGGCCAGACCATCGAGCGCATGGGCTCTGGTGTGGAGCGCATGGGCCCTGCCATCGAGCGCATGGGCCTGGGCATGGAGCGCATGGTGCCCGCAGGCATGGGGGCAGGCCTGGAGCGCATGGGCCCCGTGATGGATCGCATGGCCACCGGCCTGGAGCGCATGGGCGCCAACAACCTGGAGCGCATGGGCCTGGAGCGTATGGGCGCCAACAGTCTCGAGCGTATGGGCCTGGAGCGCATGGGCGCCAACAGCCTAGAGCGTATGGGTCCTGCCATGGGCCCGGCCCTGGGCGCTGGCATTGAGCGCATGGGCCTGGCCATGGGTGGCGGTGGCGGTGCCAGCTTTGACCGTGCCATCGAGATGGAGCGTGGCAACTTTGGAGGAAGTTTCGCGGGTTCCTTTGGTGGAGCTGGAGGCCATGCCCCTGGGGTGGCCAGGAAGGCCTGCCAGATATTTGTGAGAAAT CTCCCGTTTGATTTTACATGGAAGATGCTAAAAGACAAGTTCAACGAATGCG GCCACGTGCTGTATGCTGACATCAAGATGGAGAATGGGAAGTCCAAGGGGTGCGGTGTGGTTAAGTTTGAGTCGCCAGAGGTGGCTGAGAGAGCCTGCCGGATGATGAATGGGATGAAGCTGAGTGGCCGAGAGATTGATGTTCGAATCGATAGAAATGCTTAA
- the HNRNPM gene encoding heterogeneous nuclear ribonucleoprotein M isoform X2, translating to MEESMKKAAEVLNKHSLSGRPLKVKEDPDGEHARRAMQKVMATTGGMGMGPGGPGMINIPPSILNNPNIPNEIIHALQAGRLGSTVFVANLDYKVGWKKLKEVFSMAGVVVRADILEDKDGKSRGIGTVTFEQSIEAVQAISMFNGQLLFDRPMHVKMDERALPKGDFFPPERPQQLPHGLGGIGMGLGPGGQPIDANHLNKGIGMGNLGPAGMEGPFGGGMENMGRFGSGMNMGRINEMERGRGGGFERDFARKQMGMSRSFGEPLGRGMEILSNALKRGEIIAKQGGGGGGGSVPGIERMGPGIDRIGGAGMERMGAGLGHGMDRVGSEIERMGLVMDRMGSVERMGSGIERMGPLGLDHMASSIERMGQTMERIGSGVERMGAGMGFGLERMAAPIDRVGQTIERMGSGVERMGPAIERMGLGMERMVPAGMGAGLERMGPVMDRMATGLERMGANNLERMGLERMGANSLERMGLERMGANSLERMGPAMGPALGAGIERMGLAMGGGGGASFDRAIEMERGNFGGSFAGSFGGAGGHAPGVARKACQIFVRNLPFDFTWKMLKDKFNECGHVLYADIKMENGKSKGCGVVKFESPEVAERACRMMNGMKLSGREIDVRIDRNA from the exons GATCCTGATGGTGAACATGCCAGGAGAGCAATGCAAAAGGTGATGGCTACGACTGGTGGGATGGGTATGGGACCAGGTGGCCCAGGAATGATTAATATCCCACCCAGTATCCTAAATAATCCTAACATCCCAAATGAGATTATCCATGCATTACAGGCTGGAAGACTTGGAAGCACAGTATTTGTAGCAAAT CTGGATTATAAAGTTGGCTGGAAGAAACTGAAGGAAGTTTTTAGTATGGCTGGTGTGGTGGTCCGAGCAGACATTCTTGAGGATAAAGACGGAAAAAGTCGTGGAATAGGCACTGTTACTTTTGAACAGTCCATTGAAGCCGTGCAAGCTATAT CTATGTTTAATGGCCAGCTGCTGTTTGACAGACCAATGCACGTGAAAATG gaTGAGAGGGCCTTACCAAAGGGAGATTTTTTCCCTCCTGAGCGTCCACAACAACTTCCCC atggacttGGTGGTATTGGCATGGGGTTAGGACCAGGAGGGCAGCCTATTGATGCCAACCATTTGAATAAAGGCATTGGAATGGGCAACCTGGGACCTGCAG GCATGGAAGGACCCTTTGGTGGTGGTATGGAAAACATGGGTCGATTTGGATCTGGGATGAACATGGGCAGAATAAACG AGATGGAGCGTGGCAGGGGTGGAGGATTTGAGAGAGACTTTGCCAGAAAGCAGATGGGAATGTCTCGAAGCTTTGGAGAGCCCCTTGGCAGAGGAATGG AAATCCTAAGTAATGCCCTGAAGAGAGGAGAGATCATTGCAAAGCAGGGAGGAG gtGGAGGCGGAGGCAGTGTCCCTGGAATTGAGAGGATGGGCCCTGGCATTGACCGCATCGGGGGGGCCGGCATGGAACGCATGGGCGCAGGCCTGGGCCACGGCATGGATCGTGTGGGCTCCGAGATTGAGCGCATGGGCCTGGTCATGGACCGCATGGGCTCCGTCGAGCGCATGGGCTCTGGCATCGAGCGCATGGGCCCCCTGGGCCTCGACCACATGGCCTCCAGCATCGAGCGCATGGGCCAGACCATGGAGCGCATCGGCTCTGGCGTAGAGCGCATGGGTGCCGGCATGGGCTTTGGCCTCGAGCGAATGGCCGCACCCATTGACCGTGTGGGCCAGACCATCGAGCGCATGGGCTCTGGTGTGGAGCGCATGGGCCCTGCCATCGAGCGCATGGGCCTGGGCATGGAGCGCATGGTGCCCGCAGGCATGGGGGCAGGCCTGGAGCGCATGGGCCCCGTGATGGATCGCATGGCCACCGGCCTGGAGCGCATGGGCGCCAACAACCTGGAGCGCATGGGCCTGGAGCGTATGGGCGCCAACAGTCTCGAGCGTATGGGCCTGGAGCGCATGGGCGCCAACAGCCTAGAGCGTATGGGTCCTGCCATGGGCCCGGCCCTGGGCGCTGGCATTGAGCGCATGGGCCTGGCCATGGGTGGCGGTGGCGGTGCCAGCTTTGACCGTGCCATCGAGATGGAGCGTGGCAACTTTGGAGGAAGTTTCGCGGGTTCCTTTGGTGGAGCTGGAGGCCATGCCCCTGGGGTGGCCAGGAAGGCCTGCCAGATATTTGTGAGAAAT CTCCCGTTTGATTTTACATGGAAGATGCTAAAAGACAAGTTCAACGAATGCG GCCACGTGCTGTATGCTGACATCAAGATGGAGAATGGGAAGTCCAAGGGGTGCGGTGTGGTTAAGTTTGAGTCGCCAGAGGTGGCTGAGAGAGCCTGCCGGATGATGAATGGGATGAAGCTGAGTGGCCGAGAGATTGATGTTCGAATCGATAGAAATGCTTAA
- the HNRNPM gene encoding heterogeneous nuclear ribonucleoprotein M isoform X4, whose translation MEESMKKAAEVLNKHSLSGRPLKVKEDPDGEHARRAMQKVMATTGGMGMGPGGPGMINIPPSILNNPNIPNEIIHALQAGRLGSTVFVANLDYKVGWKKLKEVFSMAGVVVRADILEDKDGKSRGIGTVTFEQSIEAVQAISMFNGQLLFDRPMHVKMDERALPKGDFFPPERPQQLPHGLGGIGMGLGPGGQPIDANHLNKGIGMGNLGPAGMEGPFGGGMENMGRFGSGMNMGRINEILSNALKRGEIIAKQGGGGGGGSVPGIERMGPGIDRIGGAGMERMGAGLGHGMDRVGSEIERMGLVMDRMGSVERMGSGIERMGPLGLDHMASSIERMGQTMERIGSGVERMGAGMGFGLERMAAPIDRVGQTIERMGSGVERMGPAIERMGLGMERMVPAGMGAGLERMGPVMDRMATGLERMGANNLERMGLERMGANSLERMGLERMGANSLERMGPAMGPALGAGIERMGLAMGGGGGASFDRAIEMERGNFGGSFAGSFGGAGGHAPGVARKACQIFVRNLPFDFTWKMLKDKFNECGHVLYADIKMENGKSKGCGVVKFESPEVAERACRMMNGMKLSGREIDVRIDRNA comes from the exons GATCCTGATGGTGAACATGCCAGGAGAGCAATGCAAAAGGTGATGGCTACGACTGGTGGGATGGGTATGGGACCAGGTGGCCCAGGAATGATTAATATCCCACCCAGTATCCTAAATAATCCTAACATCCCAAATGAGATTATCCATGCATTACAGGCTGGAAGACTTGGAAGCACAGTATTTGTAGCAAAT CTGGATTATAAAGTTGGCTGGAAGAAACTGAAGGAAGTTTTTAGTATGGCTGGTGTGGTGGTCCGAGCAGACATTCTTGAGGATAAAGACGGAAAAAGTCGTGGAATAGGCACTGTTACTTTTGAACAGTCCATTGAAGCCGTGCAAGCTATAT CTATGTTTAATGGCCAGCTGCTGTTTGACAGACCAATGCACGTGAAAATG gaTGAGAGGGCCTTACCAAAGGGAGATTTTTTCCCTCCTGAGCGTCCACAACAACTTCCCC atggacttGGTGGTATTGGCATGGGGTTAGGACCAGGAGGGCAGCCTATTGATGCCAACCATTTGAATAAAGGCATTGGAATGGGCAACCTGGGACCTGCAG GCATGGAAGGACCCTTTGGTGGTGGTATGGAAAACATGGGTCGATTTGGATCTGGGATGAACATGGGCAGAATAAACG AAATCCTAAGTAATGCCCTGAAGAGAGGAGAGATCATTGCAAAGCAGGGAGGAG gtGGAGGCGGAGGCAGTGTCCCTGGAATTGAGAGGATGGGCCCTGGCATTGACCGCATCGGGGGGGCCGGCATGGAACGCATGGGCGCAGGCCTGGGCCACGGCATGGATCGTGTGGGCTCCGAGATTGAGCGCATGGGCCTGGTCATGGACCGCATGGGCTCCGTCGAGCGCATGGGCTCTGGCATCGAGCGCATGGGCCCCCTGGGCCTCGACCACATGGCCTCCAGCATCGAGCGCATGGGCCAGACCATGGAGCGCATCGGCTCTGGCGTAGAGCGCATGGGTGCCGGCATGGGCTTTGGCCTCGAGCGAATGGCCGCACCCATTGACCGTGTGGGCCAGACCATCGAGCGCATGGGCTCTGGTGTGGAGCGCATGGGCCCTGCCATCGAGCGCATGGGCCTGGGCATGGAGCGCATGGTGCCCGCAGGCATGGGGGCAGGCCTGGAGCGCATGGGCCCCGTGATGGATCGCATGGCCACCGGCCTGGAGCGCATGGGCGCCAACAACCTGGAGCGCATGGGCCTGGAGCGTATGGGCGCCAACAGTCTCGAGCGTATGGGCCTGGAGCGCATGGGCGCCAACAGCCTAGAGCGTATGGGTCCTGCCATGGGCCCGGCCCTGGGCGCTGGCATTGAGCGCATGGGCCTGGCCATGGGTGGCGGTGGCGGTGCCAGCTTTGACCGTGCCATCGAGATGGAGCGTGGCAACTTTGGAGGAAGTTTCGCGGGTTCCTTTGGTGGAGCTGGAGGCCATGCCCCTGGGGTGGCCAGGAAGGCCTGCCAGATATTTGTGAGAAAT CTCCCGTTTGATTTTACATGGAAGATGCTAAAAGACAAGTTCAACGAATGCG GCCACGTGCTGTATGCTGACATCAAGATGGAGAATGGGAAGTCCAAGGGGTGCGGTGTGGTTAAGTTTGAGTCGCCAGAGGTGGCTGAGAGAGCCTGCCGGATGATGAATGGGATGAAGCTGAGTGGCCGAGAGATTGATGTTCGAATCGATAGAAATGCTTAA